A genomic segment from Melanotaenia boesemani isolate fMelBoe1 chromosome 9, fMelBoe1.pri, whole genome shotgun sequence encodes:
- the dnajc30b gene encoding dnaJ (Hsp40) homolog, subfamily C, member 30b — protein MAEVSQRLGSGAYLLTALRATLGRPADIGVSPEGRLISLTSSQVKEELVQDQRRNEPRLRSRVLRRRADKLSIVRKAENQQEDVTSRCATSSSSRFLRFAETRESLQSYKISLYLSSGLFMEKQACRMSPWTRVVSIHPDTFRYLQQHRAFCTVVFILAEQVSERLGSGPRLGRLKLHPDILKASTATRGYSWRSEETSLLHRSRTAYYDILKVSPSATQTQIKTAYYKQSFIHHPDKNPGNQEATQLFSEISEAYTVLGNISLRRKYDRGILNQSDVQSAGRPSSKETKSKSTGSQQQQKTRKFSQTGGKPMFDFDAFYQAHYGEQLQREREIRARKQQMEKMQQQKQSRWREQKMMELALTVVLAMAGLIFVSLSKP, from the coding sequence ATGGCAGAGGTCAGCCAGAGGCTTGGGAGTGGAGCCTACCTACTGACAGCCCTCAGAGCCACCCTTGGTCGTCCGGCAGACATCGGAGTCAGTCCCGAAGGCCGCTTGATAAGCCTTACCTCCAGTCAGGTTAAAGAGGAATTAGTCCAAGATCAACGGAGAAACGAGCCACGGTTAAGAAGCAGAGTACTAAGACGCAGAGCAGATAAACTTTCCATAGTGAGGAAAGCAGAAAATCAGCAGGAAGATGTGACTTCACGTTGTGCCACTTCTTCGTCGTCCAGGTTTTTAAGATTTGCTGAAACCAGAGAGAGTCTACAATCTTATAAGATCTCCTTATACCTCTCTTCAGGACTCTTCATGGAGAAGCAAGCTTGCAGGATGTCACCCTGGACCAGAGTTGTTTCCATCCATCCTGACACCTTCAGGTACCTCCAGCAGCACAGGGCTTTCTGCACAGTGGTCTTCATTCTGGCAGAGCAGGTATCGGAGAGGTTGGGCAGTGGGCCGAGACTAGGACGTCTGAAACTTCATCCTGATATCTTGAAAGCATCAACAGCGACTAGAGGCTACAGCTGGAGGTCAGAGGAGACTTCACTGCTTCACAGAAGCAGGACGGCTTATTATGACATTCTCAAAGTCTCCCCTAGTGCCACGCAGACCCAAATCAAGACAGCATACTACAAACAATCCTTTATCCACCACCCAGACAAGAACCCGGGGAATCAGGAGGCCACCCAGCTCTTTTCTGAGATCAGTGAGGCTTACACTGTGCTCGGTAACATCAGCCTGAGGAGGAAGTACGACCGGGGCATTTTGAACCAGTCTGATGTCCAAAGTGCAGGGAGACCTTCCTCCAAAGAAACCAAGAGTAAATCCACAGgctcccagcagcagcagaaaaccagGAAGTTCTCCCAGACTGGTGGAAAGCCCATGTTTGATTTTGATGCCTTTTATCAGGCTCATTATGGGGAGcagctgcagagagagagggaaattAGGGCCAGGAAGCAGCAGATGgagaagatgcagcagcagaagcagagCCGGTGGAGGGAGCAGAAAATGATGGAGCTGGCTTTGACAGTGGTGTTAGCCATGGCAGGGCTGATTTTTGTCAGTCTTAGCAAGCCCTGA